A genomic window from Terrisporobacter glycolicus ATCC 14880 = DSM 1288 includes:
- the fdhF gene encoding formate dehydrogenase subunit alpha: protein MEKEVLTTCPYCGAGCQFYLVVDEEKNQIIKSKPAQGRTNEGTLCLKGHYGWDFLNDPQILTPRLTKPLIRKNGTLEEVEWDEAISYTASRLNEIKEKYGPDSIMGTGSARGPGNEANYIMQKFMRAAVGTNNIDHCARVUHAPSVAGLAYSLGSGAMSNSIPEIENANLLLVFGYNGADSHPIVARRIVKAKAKGAKIITVDPRVTETARISDMHLALKGGTNMILVNAFGNVLINENLYDKDFVANHTDNFEEYKKIVEPYTPEYAEKYTNIPADAIRQAMREYAKAKDSMILYGMGVCQFSQAVDVVKGLASLALLTGNLGRPNVGIGPVRGQNNVQGACDMGALPDVYPGYQKVTNPQIREKFEKAWGVTLPSEIGVKITEVPHSVLEENKIKAYYIFGEDPVQSDPDASEVRETLDTCEFVVVQDIFMNKTALHADVILPATSWGEHDGVYSCADRGFQRIRKAVEPKGDVKTDWDIICRISTAMGYPMKYNNTREIWDEMRSLTPSFFGATYEKIEKLGCVQWPCRSESDEDKGSVFLHKDGNFSTNNGKGKLFAAEWRPPYEIEDDEYPFSLSTVREVGHYSVRTMTGNCRTLSQLEDEPGYLQINYKDAQKLNIEDNEIIRVNSRRGSVLTRALVTDRVQEGATYMTYQWWVGACNELTVASLDPISKTPEYKYCAVKVEKIDDQNYAEECVKNTYKDLRIKMGVKNI, encoded by the coding sequence ATGGAAAAAGAAGTTTTAACCACTTGTCCTTACTGTGGCGCTGGATGTCAGTTTTATCTAGTAGTTGATGAAGAAAAAAATCAAATCATAAAAAGTAAACCTGCCCAAGGAAGAACAAATGAAGGTACACTATGCCTTAAAGGTCATTATGGATGGGATTTCCTAAATGATCCGCAAATTTTAACTCCAAGACTTACTAAACCTTTAATCAGAAAAAATGGAACTTTAGAAGAAGTTGAGTGGGATGAAGCAATCTCTTATACAGCTTCTAGACTAAATGAAATCAAAGAAAAATATGGTCCAGATTCAATAATGGGAACTGGTTCTGCCAGAGGCCCAGGAAATGAAGCTAACTATATTATGCAAAAATTTATGAGAGCTGCAGTAGGTACTAATAATATTGATCACTGCGCCCGTGTTTGACATGCCCCATCTGTAGCCGGCTTGGCTTACTCATTAGGTAGTGGTGCTATGTCTAACTCTATACCTGAAATTGAAAATGCAAATTTATTACTTGTGTTTGGATATAACGGTGCAGATTCTCACCCTATAGTCGCAAGAAGAATAGTTAAAGCAAAAGCAAAAGGAGCTAAAATAATAACTGTTGACCCTAGAGTTACAGAAACTGCAAGAATTTCTGATATGCATTTGGCTTTAAAAGGTGGAACTAATATGATTTTAGTTAATGCCTTCGGTAATGTTTTAATAAATGAAAATCTATATGACAAAGACTTCGTAGCAAATCATACTGACAATTTTGAAGAATATAAGAAAATTGTTGAACCTTATACTCCTGAATATGCAGAAAAATACACTAATATACCAGCTGACGCCATAAGACAAGCTATGAGAGAATATGCCAAAGCAAAAGATTCTATGATTCTATACGGCATGGGTGTTTGCCAATTCTCACAAGCCGTTGATGTAGTCAAAGGTTTGGCTTCTTTAGCTTTACTTACAGGCAACTTAGGAAGACCTAATGTTGGTATTGGACCAGTTCGCGGTCAAAACAACGTTCAAGGCGCTTGTGATATGGGTGCCCTTCCAGATGTTTATCCAGGTTATCAAAAAGTTACTAATCCTCAAATCAGAGAAAAATTTGAAAAAGCTTGGGGTGTTACCCTTCCATCTGAAATAGGCGTTAAAATCACAGAAGTTCCTCATTCTGTTTTAGAAGAAAATAAAATAAAAGCTTACTATATATTTGGTGAAGACCCAGTTCAAAGTGACCCTGATGCTTCTGAGGTAAGAGAAACTTTAGACACTTGTGAATTTGTTGTTGTACAAGATATATTTATGAACAAAACCGCTCTTCATGCTGATGTTATTTTACCTGCCACATCTTGGGGTGAACACGATGGTGTTTATTCTTGCGCTGACAGAGGTTTCCAAAGGATAAGAAAAGCTGTTGAACCCAAAGGTGATGTGAAAACTGACTGGGATATAATTTGTAGAATTTCTACTGCTATGGGATATCCTATGAAATATAATAATACAAGAGAAATTTGGGATGAGATGAGAAGTTTAACTCCTAGTTTCTTCGGTGCAACTTATGAAAAAATAGAAAAACTAGGTTGTGTTCAATGGCCATGTAGAAGTGAGTCTGATGAAGATAAAGGCTCTGTATTCCTTCACAAAGATGGTAATTTCTCTACTAATAATGGTAAAGGTAAGTTATTCGCTGCTGAATGGAGACCTCCTTATGAGATTGAAGATGATGAATATCCTTTCAGTTTATCAACTGTAAGAGAAGTTGGACATTATTCTGTTAGAACAATGACTGGCAACTGTAGAACTCTTTCTCAATTGGAGGATGAACCTGGTTATTTACAAATAAATTATAAAGATGCACAAAAACTTAATATTGAAGATAATGAAATAATTAGAGTAAATTCTAGAAGAGGTAGTGTATTAACAAGAGCCCTAGTAACCGATAGAGTTCAAGAAGGAGCTACTTACATGACTTATCAATGGTGGGTAGGTGCTTGTAATGAACTTACAGTAGCTAGCCTTGACCCTATTTCTAAAACTCCAGAATACAAATATTGTGCTGTTAAAGTTGAAAAAATAGATGATCAAAATTATGCTGAAGAATGCGTAAAAAATACTTATAAAGATCTAAGAATCAAAATGGGTGTTAAAAATATCTAA
- the murB gene encoding UDP-N-acetylmuramate dehydrogenase, translating to MNKEFIYKQLLNILDEESIKVDEPMKKHISFRVGGPADFLLKPKTEEELSKVIKFAKEESIPFIVIGNGSNLLVKDGGIRGIVIELSDNFNNYEIEGNIIKSQSGALLSILGRNALKNSLTGFEFAAGIPGTLGGALAMNAGAYGGEMKQIVKAVRLMDREGNIFELSNEKMKFEYRKSILTTNDYIVLSAVIELQPGNTEEIKETMSDYANRRSTKQPLNFPSAGSTFKRPEGYFAAKLIDDCGLRGLSLRGAQVSDKHCGFVINPGEANAKDILDLMFIVKSTVNAKFGIMLEEEVKILGED from the coding sequence ATGAACAAGGAATTTATATATAAACAATTATTAAATATATTAGATGAAGAAAGTATAAAGGTTGATGAACCAATGAAAAAACATATATCTTTTAGAGTGGGGGGGCCAGCAGATTTTTTACTTAAACCCAAGACTGAGGAAGAATTAAGTAAGGTAATAAAATTTGCTAAGGAAGAAAGCATACCTTTTATAGTTATAGGTAATGGTTCAAATCTTCTTGTAAAAGATGGTGGAATAAGAGGGATAGTTATAGAGTTATCTGATAACTTCAATAATTATGAAATAGAAGGCAATATAATAAAATCACAAAGTGGGGCTTTACTATCTATACTAGGTAGAAATGCTCTTAAAAATTCTTTAACAGGATTTGAATTTGCAGCTGGTATACCAGGAACTTTGGGTGGAGCATTAGCCATGAATGCAGGAGCTTACGGTGGAGAAATGAAACAGATTGTAAAAGCTGTAAGACTTATGGATAGAGAAGGTAATATATTTGAACTATCTAATGAAAAAATGAAATTTGAGTATAGAAAAAGCATATTAACAACTAATGATTATATAGTATTATCTGCTGTAATAGAATTACAACCAGGTAATACTGAAGAAATAAAAGAAACTATGTCAGACTATGCAAATAGAAGATCAACTAAACAACCTCTAAATTTCCCAAGTGCAGGAAGTACATTTAAAAGACCAGAAGGGTATTTTGCAGCAAAATTAATTGATGACTGTGGACTTAGAGGACTTAGCTTAAGAGGAGCACAAGTTTCAGATAAACATTGTGGTTTTGTTATAAATCCTGGAGAAGCTAATGCAAAAGATATATTAGACTTAATGTTTATAGTCAAAAGCACAGTAAATGCAAAATTTGGTATAATGTTAGAGGAAGAAGTGAAGATTCTAGGAGAGGATTAA
- a CDS encoding PHP domain-containing protein, producing the protein MKIVADYHTHTIYSHGKGTIEENVKVAISKGIETLGISDHSYDHLTYGIKKNDIFKMREEIDFLNEKYKDKIKILLGVESNILDDKGNIDYDDKIGKVLDYVMAGYHFGSKPTNLKGLLNHANNYVFKTNKSKEYNTLAIINAMKNNDIFVITHPGDKGDVYIEEIAKVAKETNTRLEINSSHKFLNVEQLKKIEHIENTFIVGSDAHIPQNVGNFDLALNTIKEAKIDLSLIENIKF; encoded by the coding sequence ATGAAAATTGTTGCTGATTATCACACACATACCATATACAGTCATGGTAAAGGAACCATAGAAGAAAATGTGAAAGTAGCTATTTCAAAAGGAATTGAAACTCTTGGAATATCTGATCATAGCTACGATCACTTAACTTATGGAATTAAGAAGAATGATATATTTAAAATGAGGGAAGAAATAGATTTTCTCAATGAAAAATACAAAGATAAAATAAAAATTCTATTGGGAGTGGAGAGTAACATATTAGATGATAAAGGAAATATTGATTATGATGATAAAATAGGAAAAGTTTTAGATTATGTTATGGCTGGATACCATTTTGGATCGAAGCCAACAAACTTAAAGGGTTTACTTAATCATGCTAATAATTATGTTTTTAAAACAAATAAATCAAAAGAGTACAATACTTTAGCCATAATTAATGCTATGAAAAACAATGATATATTTGTTATTACTCATCCGGGAGATAAGGGTGATGTATATATTGAAGAAATTGCAAAAGTTGCAAAAGAAACAAATACTAGATTAGAGATAAATAGTAGTCATAAATTTTTAAATGTAGAACAACTAAAAAAAATTGAGCATATAGAAAACACTTTTATAGTAGGTTCTGATGCTCATATCCCACAAAATGTTGGTAACTTTGACTTAGCGTTAAACACTATTAAAGAAGCAAAAATTGATTTATCATTAATAGAAAATATTAAATTTTAA
- the rapZ gene encoding RNase adapter RapZ, translating to MKFIIVTGLSGSGKSEAMRALEDMGFYCVDNLPPTLIPKFAELCYQSNSTIDKVALGIDVRGRKFFEALHESLNTLRKDKYPFEVLYLDCADDILLKRYKMTRRNHPLAINRQIPEGIKMERTILEPLKEIADCIVDTSNMKPKDLKEEISKIYANGEVNNNLTISVVSFGFKHGIPSDSDLVFDVRFLPNPYYVDELRSKTGEEQDVRDYVMNSDISHQFYEKLLDMINFLVPQYIEEGKHHLVISIGCTGGRHRSVTISNLISNELMKQGYRVVKKHRDFMLR from the coding sequence ATGAAGTTTATAATAGTTACTGGACTTTCTGGTTCTGGAAAAAGTGAGGCAATGAGAGCTCTTGAAGATATGGGATTTTATTGTGTAGATAATTTACCACCTACTTTAATTCCTAAATTTGCTGAATTATGTTATCAATCTAACTCAACTATAGATAAGGTAGCACTAGGAATTGATGTAAGAGGAAGAAAATTTTTTGAAGCGTTACATGAAAGTTTAAATACTTTAAGAAAGGATAAATATCCTTTTGAAGTACTATATCTAGATTGTGCTGATGATATTTTATTAAAAAGATATAAAATGACTAGAAGAAATCATCCTCTAGCAATTAATAGACAGATACCGGAAGGTATAAAGATGGAAAGAACAATTTTAGAGCCGTTGAAAGAAATTGCTGATTGTATAGTAGATACATCTAATATGAAACCTAAAGATCTTAAAGAAGAAATAAGTAAAATTTATGCAAATGGAGAGGTTAATAATAATTTAACTATATCTGTGGTTTCATTTGGATTTAAACATGGAATACCTTCAGATTCTGATTTAGTTTTTGATGTGAGATTTTTACCAAATCCTTACTATGTTGATGAGTTAAGAAGTAAAACCGGTGAAGAACAAGATGTTAGAGATTATGTCATGAATTCTGATATAAGTCATCAATTTTATGAAAAATTATTAGACATGATTAATTTTTTAGTTCCTCAATATATAGAAGAAGGTAAGCATCATTTAGTTATAAGTATAGGATGTACAGGTGGAAGACATAGATCTGTAACAATATCTAACTTAATAAGTAATGAATTAATGAAACAAGGATATAGGGTAGTTAAGAAGCATAGAGACTTTATGCTAAGATAG
- a CDS encoding gluconeogenesis factor YvcK family protein, whose product MKYLAYIIDIIGMVTLVLGIVFFIKAKKQVKKDNTRKTIEADKANVVVIGGGTGQSIFLRGLKKITPNITAVVTVADDGGGSGVLRSDLGMLPPGDIRNCLLALANTEPTMQEVMQYRFEEGGLKGQSFGNLFLAAMNGLYGNFETAVYKLSEIFNITGRVLPVTLESIDLIAKLNNGNVIKGESKIPREVRNQKSKIEKVYLEPKDAKPLNDVITSIYEADYIIMGPGSLYTSIIPNLLVEGVVEAIKGSKATKIYIPNVMTQPGETDGYDVLDHVKAINKHTKENLIDYVVANNEIIPDNQFEKYKKDGANQVLLDKQQRITLKSMGIKIVEGDLIEIKNDYIRHHADSICEVINNLALSHDYDRAR is encoded by the coding sequence ATGAAATATTTGGCTTACATTATAGATATTATAGGTATGGTAACCTTAGTTCTAGGTATAGTTTTTTTTATAAAAGCAAAAAAACAAGTAAAAAAAGATAATACAAGAAAGACTATAGAAGCTGATAAGGCTAATGTAGTAGTTATTGGAGGAGGTACAGGTCAATCAATTTTTTTAAGAGGTCTTAAAAAGATTACGCCTAATATTACAGCTGTTGTTACTGTTGCAGACGATGGGGGAGGATCTGGGGTTTTAAGATCAGACTTAGGAATGTTACCGCCAGGAGACATTAGGAACTGTTTGCTAGCTTTAGCTAATACTGAACCTACCATGCAAGAAGTAATGCAATATAGATTTGAAGAAGGTGGTCTAAAAGGACAGAGCTTTGGAAATCTTTTTTTAGCAGCTATGAATGGATTATATGGAAATTTTGAAACAGCTGTTTATAAGTTAAGTGAAATTTTTAATATAACAGGTAGAGTTTTGCCAGTTACGTTAGAAAGTATTGACTTAATTGCTAAATTAAATAACGGAAATGTAATAAAAGGGGAGTCTAAAATTCCTAGGGAAGTAAGAAATCAAAAAAGTAAAATTGAAAAAGTATATTTGGAGCCTAAAGACGCAAAGCCTTTAAATGATGTGATTACTTCTATTTATGAAGCTGACTACATTATAATGGGTCCAGGAAGTTTATATACTAGTATAATACCAAATTTATTAGTAGAAGGTGTGGTTGAAGCTATAAAAGGAAGTAAGGCTACAAAAATATATATTCCTAATGTAATGACTCAACCAGGAGAAACTGATGGATATGATGTATTAGACCATGTTAAAGCTATAAACAAACATACAAAAGAGAACTTAATTGACTATGTTGTAGCTAACAATGAAATAATACCTGATAATCAATTTGAAAAATATAAAAAGGATGGAGCAAACCAGGTGTTATTAGATAAACAACAAAGAATCACATTAAAGAGTATGGGTATAAAAATAGTCGAGGGAGATTTGATAGAAATTAAAAATGACTATATTAGACATCATGCAGACTCTATATGTGAAGTAATTAATAATTTGGCACTAAGTCATGATTATGACAGGGCAAGGTAA
- a CDS encoding NUDIX domain-containing protein, whose translation MREEISAGGVVLFGNAILLLRKFNGDWVLPKGKVEEGENNEEAALREVSEETGVKAETLKYLGEIHYTFKENWDENRAVHKTVFWYLMQSKNMDTVPQKEEGFVDAKFIHIDRVVDLARYDDEKEIIKVALKEIKKRLKKS comes from the coding sequence ATGAGAGAAGAAATTAGTGCCGGTGGGGTGGTGTTATTTGGAAATGCTATTCTTCTACTAAGAAAGTTTAATGGCGACTGGGTGTTGCCAAAAGGAAAAGTAGAAGAAGGTGAGAATAACGAAGAAGCTGCATTAAGAGAAGTGTCGGAGGAAACTGGAGTAAAAGCCGAAACCTTAAAATATCTTGGAGAAATACATTATACTTTCAAAGAAAATTGGGATGAAAATAGAGCTGTTCATAAAACTGTATTTTGGTATTTGATGCAGTCTAAAAATATGGACACAGTACCACAAAAAGAAGAAGGATTTGTGGATGCAAAGTTTATTCATATAGATCGAGTTGTTGATTTGGCAAGATATGATGATGAGAAGGAAATTATAAAGGTGGCTTTAAAAGAAATAAAAAAAAGATTAAAGAAGAGCTAG
- the whiA gene encoding DNA-binding protein WhiA, with protein MSFSTETKNELARLMPESLCYKKAELSGIAKLAGTIQIAGYKKINLKISTELNSVARKVFKILKSDFNINTTIMVNKNQMLKRNNSYVLTVKSDMGSEELMKTLGLLDKNEDFLPSHTIPSWVYEDEECKKAFLRGAFLGGGSISDPEKNYHLEFVANSEEFAESLMNLINSLGLNSKIVCRKNSYVVYLKESEQISDLLSLIGGFQALLSLQNTKILKQMRNNVNRIVNCETANLSKTVNAAVRQVENIKLIERKMGISKLPQSLQQIALLRVENEDLTLKELGELLTPQISKSGVNHRLKKLEEIANELRNKEFDGEYNNEN; from the coding sequence ATGTCTTTTTCTACAGAAACGAAAAATGAACTGGCAAGATTGATGCCGGAAAGCTTATGTTATAAAAAAGCTGAGTTATCAGGAATAGCAAAACTAGCTGGTACTATTCAAATTGCTGGATATAAAAAGATTAACTTGAAAATTTCTACAGAATTAAATTCAGTAGCTAGAAAAGTTTTTAAAATATTAAAATCTGATTTTAATATAAATACAACTATTATGGTTAATAAAAACCAAATGTTAAAGAGAAATAATAGTTATGTGCTAACAGTAAAAAGTGATATGGGATCTGAAGAGTTAATGAAAACTTTAGGTCTATTAGATAAAAATGAAGATTTTTTACCTTCTCATACAATACCATCTTGGGTATATGAAGATGAGGAATGTAAAAAAGCGTTTCTTAGAGGCGCATTTTTGGGTGGAGGTTCAATAAGTGATCCGGAAAAAAATTATCATCTAGAATTTGTTGCTAATAGCGAAGAATTTGCAGAGTCTTTAATGAATTTAATTAACTCTTTAGGATTAAACTCAAAAATAGTGTGTAGGAAAAATTCTTATGTTGTATACTTGAAAGAAAGTGAACAAATATCGGATTTACTAAGTCTTATAGGAGGTTTTCAAGCTCTTTTAAGCCTTCAAAATACAAAAATATTAAAACAAATGAGAAATAATGTAAATAGAATAGTAAATTGTGAAACAGCTAATCTTTCTAAGACAGTTAATGCGGCAGTAAGACAAGTAGAAAATATAAAATTAATTGAACGAAAAATGGGTATAAGTAAACTACCCCAAAGCTTACAGCAAATTGCATTATTAAGAGTAGAGAATGAAGATTTAACATTAAAAGAGTTGGGAGAATTACTAACTCCTCAAATCAGTAAATCAGGTGTAAATCACAGATTAAAAAAATTAGAAGAAATAGCTAATGAATTGAGAAATAAAGAATTCGATGGTGAATATAATAATGAAAATTAA
- a CDS encoding DNA polymerase III subunit alpha — MNKDFIHLHVHTEYSLLDGFSRLDKLIGRAKELNMKAIAITDHGCMFGAIDFYKKAKKAGIKPIIGCEVYTASRGLRDKDPNYDKRYGHLVLLAENMTGYKNLIKLVSTSYVEGFYYKPRVDIEELRKHSEGIIALSACLAGDVSNNILNRNYEEAKRFALLYREIFGENNFYLEIQDHHLPEQKEVNAGLVKLSKETGIPLVATNDLHYVNKEDSKTHDVLMCIQMGKTLNDPSRMKFGSNEFYLKSREEMEELFPYAIESLDNTVKIAERCNVEFDFNTYHLPKYDVPEGYTTESYLRELCFKGLEERYNNPTQEAIDRLNYEIDVISKMGYIEYFLITWDFINYAKENNIMVGPGRGSAAGSIVAYTLRITDIDPIKYSLLFERFLNPERVSMPDIDIDFCYERREEVIDYVKRKYGDDHVAQIITFGTMKAKAAIRDVGRVLDIPYNKVDKIAKEIPFDLGMTIDKALEVNPELRNLYEQDGETKEVIDISKQMEGMLRHASTHAAGVVISKNPVDEYVPLYKHQESVSTQFTMTTLEELGLLKMDFLGLRTLTVIRDALDLIEKKYKKRIDFSSMDYDDPKVYELLSSGNTLGVFQLESSGMRSFMKQLKPNNFEDIVAGISLYRPGPMDSIPTYIENKHNPDKITYIHESLIPIMEVSYGCLVYQEQVMQVVRDLAGYSYGRSDLVRRAMGKKKMDVMEEERQYFIHGKADESGNLEIQGCIRNGVPEDIANKIFDDMIDFAKYAFNKSHAAAYGVISYETAYLKAYYPVEFMAALITSVMGNTDKVVEYIRECNALEIEILKPDINKSFGKFSVEGHDIRFGLAAVKNVGINVINNIIKEREVNGDFKDFGDLVKRLDSKDLNKRVLESLIKCGAFDNISDNRASLMMGYEKLLESVSMDRKKNVKGQISLFDGLQMGEEIVEVEQEVSSIPKVNEFEERERLALEKEVLGMYVSGHPLGEYEKELKNNTSIDNGKINALKEDMEAYLNLDEKEVILGGMIVSKRIQTTKRNDIMAFLELEDLYGTIEVIVFPQVLKQYNTILNEDNIIYIKGKLSIKEEENAKLIAREIKDISDHDNFKINNQNNVYTKNKRQQTTGIYIKVDNMKDQQLINSIEKILLQHKGYEGVYICTENPRRMFKWTDMEVSVNPDLQSKLQELLGMENVKVKN; from the coding sequence ATGAATAAAGATTTTATTCATCTTCATGTGCATACGGAGTACAGTTTACTAGATGGGTTTTCTAGACTAGATAAACTAATAGGGCGAGCAAAAGAGCTAAATATGAAGGCTATTGCAATAACAGACCATGGTTGTATGTTTGGAGCTATAGATTTTTATAAAAAAGCAAAAAAGGCAGGAATAAAGCCGATTATAGGATGTGAGGTATACACAGCATCTCGTGGCTTAAGGGATAAAGACCCCAACTATGATAAAAGATACGGTCATTTAGTTTTATTGGCTGAAAATATGACAGGATATAAAAATTTAATAAAATTAGTTTCAACATCTTACGTTGAAGGATTTTATTATAAGCCAAGAGTTGATATAGAAGAATTAAGAAAACATAGCGAAGGAATTATAGCATTATCAGCTTGTTTAGCTGGGGATGTATCAAATAATATTTTAAATAGAAACTATGAAGAAGCTAAAAGATTTGCTTTATTATATAGAGAAATATTTGGAGAAAATAATTTTTATTTAGAAATACAAGATCATCATTTACCAGAACAAAAAGAAGTAAATGCAGGGTTAGTTAAATTATCAAAAGAAACAGGTATACCTCTTGTTGCAACAAACGACCTGCATTATGTAAATAAAGAAGATTCAAAAACTCATGATGTACTTATGTGCATACAAATGGGCAAAACCTTAAATGATCCAAGTAGAATGAAATTTGGTAGTAACGAATTTTATTTAAAATCAAGAGAAGAGATGGAAGAACTTTTTCCTTACGCAATAGAGTCTTTAGATAATACAGTTAAAATTGCAGAAAGATGTAATGTTGAATTTGATTTTAACACTTATCATTTGCCAAAATACGATGTACCAGAAGGTTACACAACAGAAAGTTACTTAAGAGAATTATGCTTTAAAGGTCTAGAGGAAAGATATAATAATCCTACACAAGAAGCAATAGATAGATTAAATTATGAAATTGATGTAATCTCAAAAATGGGATATATAGAATACTTTTTAATTACTTGGGATTTCATAAATTATGCAAAAGAAAATAATATAATGGTTGGTCCGGGAAGAGGTAGTGCAGCAGGTTCTATAGTTGCATATACTTTGAGAATAACTGATATAGACCCAATTAAATATTCGTTGTTATTTGAACGTTTCTTGAACCCAGAACGTGTATCTATGCCCGATATAGATATAGATTTTTGCTATGAAAGAAGAGAAGAAGTTATAGATTATGTTAAAAGAAAATATGGGGATGATCATGTTGCTCAGATTATAACTTTCGGAACGATGAAAGCAAAAGCAGCTATTAGAGACGTTGGAAGAGTATTAGATATTCCTTATAACAAAGTTGATAAAATAGCAAAAGAAATTCCTTTTGATTTAGGAATGACAATAGATAAAGCATTGGAGGTTAATCCAGAACTAAGAAATTTATATGAGCAAGATGGGGAAACTAAAGAAGTCATAGATATTTCAAAACAGATGGAAGGAATGTTGCGTCATGCATCTACCCATGCAGCAGGTGTAGTTATATCAAAAAATCCTGTAGATGAATATGTACCATTGTACAAACATCAAGAGTCTGTGAGTACACAGTTTACAATGACTACTTTAGAGGAATTAGGTCTTCTAAAAATGGACTTCTTGGGGCTTAGAACTCTAACGGTAATAAGAGATGCTCTTGATTTAATAGAAAAAAAATATAAAAAAAGAATAGATTTTTCATCAATGGATTATGATGACCCAAAGGTTTATGAGTTACTTTCCTCAGGAAACACATTGGGAGTGTTTCAATTGGAAAGTTCAGGTATGAGAAGTTTCATGAAACAGCTTAAACCAAATAACTTTGAAGATATTGTTGCTGGAATATCTTTATATAGACCAGGTCCAATGGATTCTATTCCAACATATATAGAAAATAAGCATAATCCAGACAAAATAACATATATACATGAAAGTTTAATACCTATAATGGAAGTTTCTTATGGTTGTTTAGTTTACCAAGAGCAAGTTATGCAAGTTGTTAGGGATTTAGCTGGGTATAGTTATGGTCGTAGTGATTTAGTTAGAAGAGCTATGGGTAAAAAGAAAATGGATGTAATGGAAGAAGAAAGACAGTATTTCATACACGGAAAAGCAGATGAAAGTGGTAACTTAGAAATACAAGGATGTATAAGAAATGGTGTTCCAGAGGATATAGCAAATAAAATATTTGATGATATGATAGATTTTGCAAAATATGCATTCAATAAATCTCACGCGGCGGCTTATGGAGTTATCTCTTATGAAACAGCTTACTTAAAAGCATATTATCCAGTGGAATTTATGGCAGCATTAATTACAAGTGTTATGGGTAATACAGATAAAGTTGTTGAATATATAAGAGAATGTAATGCTTTAGAAATAGAAATTTTAAAACCGGATATTAATAAAAGTTTTGGAAAATTCTCTGTTGAAGGACATGATATAAGATTTGGTTTAGCTGCAGTAAAAAATGTTGGCATAAATGTAATAAACAACATTATAAAGGAGAGAGAAGTAAATGGAGATTTTAAGGATTTTGGTGATTTAGTAAAAAGATTAGATTCAAAAGATTTGAATAAAAGAGTATTAGAGAGTTTAATTAAATGCGGTGCCTTTGATAATATTAGTGATAATAGAGCAAGCCTAATGATGGGATATGAAAAATTATTAGAAAGTGTATCTATGGATAGAAAGAAAAATGTTAAAGGACAAATATCTCTATTTGATGGTCTTCAAATGGGAGAAGAAATTGTAGAAGTTGAGCAGGAAGTTAGTTCAATACCTAAGGTAAATGAATTTGAAGAGAGAGAAAGACTAGCATTGGAAAAAGAAGTTTTAGGAATGTATGTTAGTGGTCATCCTCTTGGAGAATATGAAAAAGAATTAAAAAATAACACATCTATAGATAATGGAAAAATTAATGCTCTAAAAGAAGATATGGAAGCATACTTGAATTTAGATGAAAAAGAAGTTATTTTAGGTGGAATGATTGTTAGTAAGAGGATACAAACAACTAAAAGAAATGACATTATGGCATTTTTAGAGCTGGAAGACTTATATGGAACTATTGAAGTAATTGTATTTCCTCAAGTTTTAAAACAATATAATACTATTTTAAATGAGGATAATATTATTTATATAAAAGGTAAGCTTAGTATAAAAGAGGAAGAAAATGCAAAACTTATAGCTAGAGAAATTAAAGATATAAGTGATCATGATAATTTTAAAATTAACAATCAAAATAATGTATACACAAAAAACAAAAGACAACAAACTACAGGTATTTATATAAAAGTAGATAATATGAAAGACCAACAACTTATTAACTCTATAGAAAAAATATTACTTCAACATAAGGGATATGAAGGCGTTTATATATGTACAGAAAATCCTCGAAGAATGTTTAAGTGGACTGATATGGAAGTTAGTGTAAATCCAGACTTACAATCTAAATTACAAGAACTATTAGGGATGGAAAACGTTAAGGTTAAAAATTAG